From Mustela erminea isolate mMusErm1 chromosome 1, mMusErm1.Pri, whole genome shotgun sequence, a single genomic window includes:
- the RPL15 gene encoding 60S ribosomal protein L15: protein MGAYKYIQELWRKKQSDVMRFLLRVRCWQYRQLSALHRAPRPTRPDKARRLGYKAKQGYVIYRIRVRRGGRKRPVPKGATYGKPVHHGVNQLKFARSLQSVAEERAGRHCGALRVLNSYWVGEDSTYKFFEVILIDPFHKAIRRNPDTQWITKPVHKHREMRGLTSAGRKSRGLGKGHKFHHTIGGSRRAAWRRRNTLQLHRYR from the exons ATGGGCGCTTACAAGTACATCCAGGAGCTATGGAGGAAGAAGCAGTCCGATGTAATGCGCTTTCTTCTCAGGGTGCGCTGCTGGCAGTACCGCCAGCTCTCTGCGCTCCACAGGGCCCCCCGCCCAACCCGGCCCGATAAAGCGCGCAGGCTGGGGTACAAGGCCAAGCAAG GTTATGTCATATATCGGATTCGTGTGCGTCGTGGTGGCCGCAAACGCCCGGTTCCTAAGGGTGCTACCTACGGCAAGCCTGTCCATCATGGTGTTAATCAGCTCAAGTTTGCACGAAGCCTTCAGTCTGTTGCAGAG GAGCGAGCTGGACGTCACTGCGGGGCTCTAAGAGTCTTGAATTCTTACTGGGTTGGTgaagattccacatacaaattcTTTGAGGTTATCCTCATTGATCCATTCCATAAAGCTATCAGAAGAAATCCTGATACCCAGTGGATCACCAAACCAGTCCACAAGCACAGGGAGATGCGAGGGCTGACATCTGCAGGCCGAAAGAGCCGTGGCCTTGGAAAGGGTCACAAGTTCCACCACACTATTGGTGGTTCTCGCCGTGCGGCATGGAGAAGACGcaatactctccagctccaccGTTACCGCTAA